From Oligoflexia bacterium, the proteins below share one genomic window:
- the mce gene encoding methylmalonyl-CoA epimerase yields the protein MIKKINHIGIAVKSIDESMVFYKDILNLTYLGQETVETEGVKVAFFSIGESKIELLEALNDDSTIAKFIKKRGEGIHHIAFDCKKIDDFTAKQKDYCIEPVLRSGAHNCWVSFIHPKHSNGVLIELTQKKDSC from the coding sequence ATGATTAAAAAAATAAATCACATTGGGATTGCTGTAAAATCCATTGATGAAAGTATGGTATTTTACAAAGATATATTAAATTTAACTTATTTAGGCCAAGAAACAGTAGAAACTGAAGGAGTGAAAGTTGCTTTTTTTTCTATTGGAGAGAGTAAAATTGAATTGCTTGAAGCATTAAATGATGATTCTACCATTGCGAAGTTCATCAAAAAAAGAGGTGAAGGGATTCACCATATTGCATTTGATTGCAAAAAAATTGATGACTTTACAGCTAAACAAAAAGATTATTGCATTGAACCGGTTCTTCGATCTGGTGCGCATAATTGTTGGGTGTCTTTTATACATCCAAAACATAGCAATGGCGTATTGATTGAGCTTACCCAAAAAAAAGATAGTTGTTAA
- a CDS encoding tetratricopeptide repeat protein has translation MPKQYPCEKNELCGALNKLDINFLPRERFELECSLCNETVVINPKILNKPASNRQKAKENPDTNVSIAVNIHEESEKKKKQYSSKAIPIISVITGILIVIILSFLLVKVVFKTSLTKYKSLAKKQVGQEQIYYNKQKIILDITTDDYTDLKSKASDELQKTTVRSQFNDEDQIQSRHYNHSKQYSDYIKRYSKLPKNIREVYESFKIDQIKLIRELIIQHINNVPEHNYIGNIILSELYSYLSYIEEKPDLNNFAMDNLNKLSNSYPKTAEWKRSMAFAFYCSKDYNKSYEYILSIKDIFQNDPIVQTIYSSLIYRLKDKNQGKKLLHRTYLISPKHYLVNHFYSDLLFEEKDYAKAAKLYKKISFSKENHPELIKKAIYTLNHEKDWLALAALYQKYYSSTDDIDIKLNFAKALSRSDKASEALKYLETIKIEGFDNDQKYQYLFELAYANYVNKNFLQANRTFIEADKVLPNKLINLKYIGNSYFRLGRYYNAIDYYKRAYKIEPSSALQKNIALSYYESKQYENAINEFSSLLETDQNNYIFTFYLAKAFLKIEQEDKALIYANKALTLSKDNTQIKTFIDDLQKQIEQKTKSTKVKEKSKTTSTLKK, from the coding sequence ATGCCTAAACAGTATCCATGTGAGAAAAATGAGCTATGTGGAGCTTTAAATAAGCTAGATATAAATTTTTTACCTAGGGAACGTTTTGAATTAGAGTGTTCATTATGCAACGAAACAGTTGTTATCAACCCAAAAATACTTAATAAGCCTGCTAGTAACCGGCAAAAAGCTAAAGAAAATCCTGATACGAATGTTTCTATTGCCGTCAACATTCATGAAGAAAGTGAAAAGAAAAAAAAGCAATATTCTTCAAAAGCAATTCCAATCATAAGTGTTATTACGGGAATACTTATTGTTATTATACTGTCATTTTTATTGGTTAAAGTAGTTTTTAAAACCAGTTTAACTAAATATAAATCACTTGCTAAAAAACAGGTTGGGCAAGAGCAAATCTACTATAACAAACAAAAAATTATTCTAGATATTACAACGGATGATTATACTGATTTAAAAAGTAAGGCTTCAGATGAATTACAAAAAACAACTGTTAGATCTCAATTTAATGATGAAGATCAAATTCAGAGTCGTCATTATAATCATTCAAAACAATACTCTGATTACATAAAACGATACTCAAAACTTCCTAAAAATATTCGTGAAGTGTATGAATCATTCAAAATTGACCAAATAAAATTAATACGAGAATTAATTATTCAACATATTAACAATGTTCCTGAGCATAACTATATTGGTAATATTATTTTATCTGAGCTTTACTCATATTTAAGTTATATTGAGGAAAAACCAGATCTTAATAATTTTGCAATGGATAATCTAAATAAGTTAAGTAACTCATACCCTAAAACAGCTGAGTGGAAACGTTCGATGGCTTTTGCTTTTTATTGTTCAAAAGACTATAATAAATCATATGAATACATATTATCAATAAAAGATATTTTTCAAAATGACCCTATTGTTCAGACGATTTATTCGAGTTTAATCTATCGTCTTAAAGATAAAAACCAAGGTAAAAAGCTTTTGCATAGAACTTACCTTATTTCTCCAAAGCATTATTTAGTGAATCATTTTTATAGTGACCTTTTGTTTGAAGAAAAAGATTATGCAAAAGCAGCAAAACTTTATAAGAAGATATCATTTTCTAAAGAAAATCATCCGGAGCTAATTAAAAAAGCAATTTACACATTAAATCATGAAAAAGATTGGCTGGCCTTAGCAGCGCTTTATCAAAAATATTATAGCTCTACAGATGACATAGATATTAAATTAAATTTTGCCAAAGCTTTATCAAGATCTGATAAGGCGAGTGAAGCCTTGAAATATCTTGAAACAATAAAGATTGAGGGTTTTGATAATGATCAGAAATATCAATACTTATTTGAATTGGCTTATGCCAATTATGTTAATAAAAACTTTCTCCAAGCCAACCGTACTTTTATAGAGGCAGATAAAGTTTTACCTAACAAGTTGATAAATTTAAAATATATTGGCAATTCATACTTTAGACTTGGACGTTATTATAATGCGATAGATTATTATAAGCGTGCATATAAAATTGAACCTAGCAGCGCATTACAAAAAAACATTGCATTATCCTATTATGAAAGTAAGCAATATGAAAATGCTATAAATGAATTTTCAAGTTTGTTAGAGACCGATCAAAACAATTACATTTTTACATTTTATTTAGCCAAAGCTTTTTTAAAAATTGAACAAGAAGATAAAGCATTAATTTATGCCAATAAAGCTCTGACACTATCAAAAGATAATACGCAGATTAAAACATTTATTGACGACTTGCAAAAACAAATAGAGCAAAAAACTAAATCAACAAAGGTTAAAGAAAAATCTAAGACAACATCAACACTTAAGAAGTGA
- the speB gene encoding agmatinase — MQADIKNIEKMQFLFGQESPFSLSNSKYVILPIPMEKTTSYMKGTQFGPHKIVEASTQLEFFDSETKNEPCDAGIFTDWTLGQNPNQFNQAQSPDIVKSINTHVSTLLEQNKCVISLGGEHTISVGTVPPFVEKYKNDITLLHIDAHADLKDTYEGTPLSHACVMKRLLGQLPIVSVGIRSIDREEFNLIQSSDDIHVVFSEEVHQNPNWIIETLKHIKTKYIYLSFDLDGLDPSVVPGLGTPEPGGLGWFDALNLIRKACESHTLVGADFNEICPSEIPLYSEITACKLIYKTIAYSQL, encoded by the coding sequence ATGCAAGCGGATATCAAAAATATTGAAAAAATGCAGTTTCTTTTTGGTCAAGAAAGCCCTTTTTCTCTTAGCAACTCAAAATACGTCATTCTACCCATTCCAATGGAAAAAACTACTTCCTATATGAAAGGAACTCAGTTTGGCCCACATAAAATTGTGGAAGCCAGTACTCAATTAGAGTTTTTTGATTCTGAAACTAAAAATGAACCCTGTGATGCTGGTATTTTTACCGACTGGACCTTAGGACAAAACCCAAACCAATTTAATCAAGCTCAGAGCCCAGATATCGTCAAAAGTATCAACACCCATGTCTCTACCCTACTAGAACAAAATAAATGCGTCATATCTCTTGGAGGCGAGCATACGATTAGCGTTGGAACCGTTCCTCCTTTTGTAGAAAAATATAAAAATGATATTACCCTTTTACATATTGATGCACACGCAGATTTAAAGGATACCTATGAAGGAACTCCGTTGAGCCATGCCTGTGTAATGAAAAGATTATTAGGACAACTTCCTATCGTTTCAGTTGGCATTAGAAGCATAGATAGAGAAGAGTTCAATTTAATACAATCAAGTGATGATATTCACGTTGTATTTTCTGAAGAAGTGCACCAAAACCCAAATTGGATCATTGAAACACTCAAGCATATTAAAACAAAATACATTTATCTTAGTTTTGACCTTGATGGCTTAGACCCATCCGTTGTTCCTGGCTTAGGAACTCCAGAACCCGGGGGATTAGGTTGGTTTGATGCATTAAACTTAATCAGAAAGGCCTGTGAAAGCCATACATTGGTTGGAGCTGATTTTAATGAAATATGTCCCAGTGAAATCCCTTTGTATTCCGAAATAACGGCTTGCAAACTGATTTATAAAACCATTGCATATTCACAGTTATAA
- the speA gene encoding biosynthetic arginine decarboxylase: MDGFSIQDARELYGIEAWGAGYFDIDANGFLSVMPTQEKKFSIQLSQILKEADKKNISTPILLRFPQILHGQVETICDAFNRSIEEYDYKNSYTPAYPIKVNQKKCVVDAIMAAGYSNQINVEVGSKAEAVASFALKLNKDGMTICNGFKDKDYYNIMATGQKLGRNMLAVIEKPFELDGLLQLKKEKKPIPFLGFRIKLDAKGSGLWQKSGGSASKFGLSMSQLLEAIEWLKKHGLIEYLKLFHFHIGSQITDIRKIKQAIREAARVYAKCKKMGLDLEYLNVGGGLGIDYDGSKTSSDASVNYNVQEYANDVVYNVLEICDDEKVPHPQLISESGRFLTAYHAVLLVDVRDQYHERYIDPPKFKKQESKIIEDILYINDNITAKNYREYYHDSLIKKDELQALFHLGMLSIEDRAKGEWLFWSIAEKAVKLSKNAKYIADEFIELRERLYEKVVCNFSLFQSLPDHWALDQLFPIMPISRLKKKPTQKATLVDITCDSDGEVEKFVDLKDIKSYLAIHKIDNYKDYHLAFLFVGAYQDTMGDMHNLFGEVNELSVTISKSNKMVIDQIYEGEKIKDTIAIFNYLPDMIVDNVLKNKKFSKKEEDTIKRELIEYTQMYTYLMD; this comes from the coding sequence ATGGACGGATTTTCAATTCAAGATGCAAGAGAGTTATATGGAATTGAAGCATGGGGAGCAGGTTACTTTGATATTGATGCCAATGGCTTTTTATCTGTCATGCCTACCCAAGAAAAAAAATTTTCAATTCAATTGTCACAAATTCTTAAGGAAGCGGATAAGAAAAACATTTCCACCCCAATTTTATTAAGATTTCCACAAATATTACATGGCCAAGTAGAAACAATATGTGATGCTTTTAATCGTTCTATTGAAGAGTATGACTATAAAAACAGTTATACTCCGGCATATCCAATAAAAGTTAATCAAAAAAAGTGTGTTGTAGACGCTATTATGGCTGCTGGATACAGCAATCAAATTAATGTTGAAGTTGGAAGTAAGGCCGAAGCAGTTGCATCATTTGCTTTAAAGCTAAATAAAGATGGTATGACAATCTGTAATGGTTTTAAGGATAAAGATTATTACAATATTATGGCTACTGGCCAAAAATTGGGTCGTAATATGCTTGCAGTCATTGAAAAGCCATTTGAATTGGATGGATTATTGCAATTAAAAAAAGAAAAGAAGCCCATTCCTTTTTTAGGGTTTAGGATTAAACTAGATGCCAAAGGCTCAGGTTTATGGCAAAAATCAGGTGGAAGTGCCAGTAAATTTGGTTTATCCATGAGTCAGCTTCTAGAAGCCATAGAATGGCTTAAAAAACACGGTTTAATTGAATATTTAAAGTTGTTTCACTTTCATATTGGCTCACAAATTACGGATATTCGTAAAATAAAACAAGCGATTCGTGAAGCCGCTAGAGTTTATGCAAAATGTAAAAAAATGGGTCTTGATTTGGAGTATTTGAATGTTGGTGGAGGTTTAGGCATTGACTATGATGGAAGCAAAACCTCTTCTGATGCATCTGTCAATTACAATGTACAAGAATATGCCAATGATGTTGTTTATAATGTTTTAGAAATTTGTGATGACGAAAAAGTTCCTCATCCTCAGCTTATCTCTGAAAGTGGCCGCTTTTTAACGGCTTATCACGCGGTTCTTTTGGTTGACGTAAGAGACCAATACCATGAACGTTACATAGATCCACCTAAGTTTAAGAAACAAGAAAGTAAAATTATTGAAGATATTTTATATATTAACGATAACATCACAGCTAAAAATTATCGTGAATATTATCATGATAGTTTGATAAAAAAAGATGAACTGCAGGCTTTATTTCATTTGGGTATGCTCTCTATTGAAGATCGAGCAAAAGGTGAATGGTTATTTTGGTCAATTGCTGAAAAAGCTGTCAAATTAAGTAAAAATGCAAAATATATCGCGGATGAATTTATTGAACTTAGAGAGCGCTTGTATGAAAAAGTTGTATGTAATTTTTCATTGTTTCAATCTTTACCAGATCATTGGGCTTTAGATCAATTGTTTCCAATTATGCCTATTTCTCGTTTAAAGAAAAAACCAACGCAAAAAGCAACTTTGGTGGATATTACCTGTGATTCTGATGGTGAAGTAGAAAAGTTTGTTGATTTAAAGGATATAAAGTCTTATTTAGCCATCCATAAAATTGATAACTATAAAGATTATCATTTGGCTTTTTTATTTGTTGGAGCCTATCAAGATACAATGGGTGATATGCATAATCTTTTTGGTGAAGTTAATGAGTTATCAGTCACAATAAGCAAAAGTAATAAAATGGTGATAGACCAAATCTATGAAGGTGAAAAGATCAAAGATACAATAGCAATCTTTAATTATTTACCGGATATGATTGTTGACAACGTTTTAAAAAATAAAAAATTTAGTAAAAAAGAAGAAGATACAATAAAGCGTGAACTGATTGAGTACACGCAAATGTACACCTACTTGATGGATTGA
- a CDS encoding pitrilysin family protein, protein MNAYSWKEHKNIPFIHVEKHDRPIIDFYIAFNIDDLQIKNKSVLYLLSQMLLRGTARFDKTSFNEKIDSMGASLSISVGNHSIALEGEVLSKNYFNLLDLCLSALSEPLLSEYEFKKLLSETKSKLKQSSESDASLAKKGFLSLVYTDHPYADQAWGTLESLEQVNISDIKENYKNFISQLSITFGFSGDVEQSSIHKTIDLFSQNLNVQSFWEIPEKKIPHHYSNEKKLLVIDKPNRSQCHFFIGHPCFNYQHPDYYALKTFMMAFAGGIFQAKYMQEIRVKRGWAYGAYGSLSLHRDLGSLFLYTYPEEKDTIDAIKLSLELMQQAIDGDLLADTDIEFAKNYMMKSFPFKIDTPQKIMSEMLYHKMLNLDENRLFTYRDKIKALSIKEIRSAAKKHIHIDQFSISLLATSENIKNNLDNHFKDWNIIEKNYLDIL, encoded by the coding sequence ATGAATGCTTACTCTTGGAAAGAACATAAAAACATACCTTTTATACATGTAGAAAAACATGATAGACCAATCATAGATTTTTATATTGCGTTCAATATAGATGATTTACAAATTAAAAATAAAAGCGTTTTATACTTACTCTCACAGATGCTTTTAAGAGGAACTGCTCGCTTTGATAAAACAAGTTTTAATGAAAAAATTGATAGCATGGGAGCTTCACTTTCTATTTCTGTTGGTAATCATAGTATTGCCTTAGAGGGAGAAGTTTTAAGCAAAAACTATTTTAATCTTCTTGATCTTTGTTTATCGGCATTATCTGAACCTTTATTATCAGAATATGAGTTTAAAAAGCTTTTATCAGAGACAAAAAGTAAACTTAAACAATCTTCAGAGTCTGATGCATCTTTGGCAAAAAAAGGGTTTTTAAGTTTAGTTTATACAGATCATCCTTATGCAGATCAAGCTTGGGGAACACTAGAGAGTTTAGAGCAAGTTAACATATCCGATATTAAAGAAAATTATAAAAATTTCATCTCACAATTATCTATTACATTTGGATTTTCAGGTGACGTTGAACAAAGTTCAATCCATAAAACCATTGATCTGTTTTCACAAAACTTAAATGTACAATCTTTTTGGGAAATACCTGAAAAAAAAATCCCCCATCACTATAGCAATGAGAAAAAACTACTCGTCATTGATAAACCTAACCGTTCACAGTGTCATTTTTTCATTGGTCACCCCTGCTTTAATTACCAGCACCCTGACTACTATGCTTTAAAAACCTTTATGATGGCTTTTGCTGGAGGCATTTTCCAGGCAAAATACATGCAAGAAATTAGAGTTAAACGTGGCTGGGCATACGGAGCTTATGGATCATTGAGCTTACATAGAGATCTAGGCTCATTGTTCTTGTATACATACCCTGAAGAAAAAGACACCATTGATGCAATTAAACTTTCATTAGAGCTTATGCAACAAGCTATAGATGGTGATTTATTAGCAGATACCGATATAGAGTTTGCTAAAAATTACATGATGAAATCATTTCCATTTAAAATTGATACTCCACAAAAAATAATGTCTGAAATGCTGTATCATAAAATGTTAAATCTTGATGAAAATAGACTATTTACTTACAGAGATAAGATTAAAGCCTTATCAATTAAGGAAATAAGATCGGCTGCCAAAAAACATATTCATATTGATCAATTTTCAATTAGTTTATTAGCGACCTCAGAAAATATAAAAAATAATTTAGATAATCATTTCAAAGATTGGAATATCATTGAAAAAAATTATTTAGATATTTTATAA
- a CDS encoding pitrilysin family protein, which produces MQLNQEKHYIYQQLNIHEMDFSNGLKCLFLPDTSVPVFAYHSWFSVGSKDEKEGITGIAHLFEHLMFKETSNYKEGEFDKILEQEGGSINAGTYLDWTYYRQCLPKEAFDIAIKLEADRMENVILNEHQLNSEREVVVNERRFRVDNSPSGTMYEELYKLSFDQHPYHWPIIGWMKDIKAISLQDCMSFYKQFYAPNNACLVFVGDLDKDTIIKKIIQYYGHMQASDIKRNPTIIEPKQTEKRYKELSLTIASEKLIWAFKAPSMRHEDYIPLTVMMAILFDGKSSRLDQLLVSEQNLCSDCSGWVDQTIDPGLIHFSFTLQGNKSHKEIETHIQKQIELIQTTLVSEQELEKIKNIVEASFWGNFSTADDKAQALGFYQTVFGDFRELFKEMEKLNKVTAQDVMRVAKIYLNENQKNILLAKPKVGK; this is translated from the coding sequence ATGCAGCTAAACCAAGAAAAACATTACATTTATCAACAGTTAAATATTCATGAAATGGATTTTTCAAATGGTCTAAAATGTTTATTTTTACCAGACACTTCAGTACCCGTTTTTGCTTACCATTCATGGTTTTCTGTAGGATCAAAAGACGAAAAGGAAGGCATAACAGGTATAGCGCATTTATTTGAGCATTTAATGTTCAAAGAAACCAGCAATTATAAAGAAGGTGAGTTTGATAAAATCTTAGAACAAGAAGGTGGCTCGATTAATGCAGGAACTTACTTAGATTGGACATACTATAGACAATGTCTTCCTAAAGAAGCTTTTGATATAGCTATAAAATTAGAAGCTGATCGCATGGAAAATGTTATTCTTAATGAGCACCAACTTAATAGTGAACGTGAAGTGGTTGTTAATGAGCGACGCTTTAGAGTAGATAACTCACCTTCAGGAACCATGTATGAAGAGTTGTACAAACTAAGCTTTGATCAGCATCCTTATCACTGGCCCATTATTGGTTGGATGAAAGACATCAAAGCCATTTCATTGCAAGACTGTATGAGTTTTTACAAGCAATTCTATGCCCCTAATAATGCTTGTTTGGTTTTTGTTGGTGATTTAGATAAAGATACAATCATAAAAAAAATAATCCAATATTATGGCCATATGCAAGCATCCGATATAAAGCGCAATCCAACCATTATTGAGCCAAAACAAACTGAAAAACGTTATAAGGAGCTCTCTTTAACCATCGCCTCAGAGAAGTTGATATGGGCCTTTAAAGCTCCATCAATGCGTCATGAAGATTATATTCCTTTAACTGTAATGATGGCAATTTTATTTGATGGTAAAAGTTCTCGTTTAGATCAACTGTTGGTTTCTGAGCAAAACTTATGCAGTGATTGTTCAGGATGGGTTGATCAAACGATAGACCCAGGATTAATCCATTTTTCATTTACTTTACAAGGTAATAAATCTCACAAAGAGATAGAAACGCATATTCAAAAGCAAATAGAATTAATACAAACCACTTTGGTATCTGAACAAGAGTTAGAAAAAATAAAAAATATTGTTGAAGCATCCTTTTGGGGTAATTTCTCAACTGCTGATGATAAAGCGCAAGCTCTTGGCTTTTATCAAACTGTTTTTGGTGACTTTAGAGAACTTTTTAAGGAAATGGAAAAGCTCAATAAGGTTACAGCTCAAGATGTTATGCGTGTTGCAAAAATTTACTTAAATGAAAACCAGAAAAATATTCTTTTGGCTAAACCTAAAGTGGGAAAATAA
- a CDS encoding PsbP-related protein — MSCTTLFWKKYEHPSFFFSFKHPKSWQVVEESSFQTQLSILLSVDDPIFKPNINFVIQPLSKLSLEQLSYLANKQLIKLLSGFEQLSQTEIIVSGFTAIELRSKYEALNDPRIIRTSIFKTQDLEYTITFTCRQSQEEQLLQNYLKFIKTLKVPKSVASIRK, encoded by the coding sequence ATGTCTTGTACAACTCTATTCTGGAAAAAATACGAGCACCCTTCTTTCTTTTTTAGTTTTAAACACCCTAAATCTTGGCAAGTTGTTGAAGAGTCATCGTTTCAAACACAATTAAGTATTTTACTGAGTGTAGATGACCCTATTTTTAAACCTAATATTAACTTTGTTATTCAACCCCTAAGCAAGCTTAGTCTTGAACAACTGAGCTACCTGGCAAACAAACAATTGATTAAACTTTTATCTGGTTTTGAACAATTATCACAAACAGAAATTATCGTTTCTGGTTTTACGGCCATTGAATTGCGCTCAAAATATGAGGCTTTAAATGATCCAAGAATTATTAGAACCAGTATTTTTAAAACCCAGGATCTTGAATACACGATCACTTTTACTTGCAGACAAAGTCAAGAAGAGCAGCTCCTTCAAAACTACTTAAAGTTTATTAAAACATTAAAAGTACCCAAATCGGTTGCAAGTATAAGAAAATAA
- a CDS encoding OmpA family protein encodes MQNKMKQCSILLFFLSFFPLLSFSQTQKATQTSTTETSYFYRPSRGITFSPSFGAYYQGFEQNFTSNSDQWSNIWAYGFRFGYAFNPAIELEANFMYTNTRRGVNRQTVYFYSGHALYNFNMFHQKIAPYVLAGVGNLSMVNQFAFNYYDFSAYYGLGVRYFLNPKLAVRGEFHAINNFDKSHTGFWSGILLTVYTQQSKKYSQIKKVDKSTIDSDGDGITDDKDNCPLQPETVNQFEDEDGCPDTLPKHLLDSDSDGIMDDKDQCPLQPETINDYQDDDGCPDEVPNDLKAFVGRIENIFFEFDSATISKTSYGHLNQSIETLKRYPNLFVLIEGHTDSIGTHEYNDKLSLARAKSVKTYLVTHGLDEKRLAVKGYGSTKPMANNDTDEGRAQNRRIEFKLLTKPNQAK; translated from the coding sequence ATGCAAAATAAAATGAAACAATGCTCAATTTTGTTATTTTTTCTATCATTTTTCCCACTTTTAAGCTTTTCTCAAACCCAAAAAGCTACTCAAACAAGTACTACTGAAACCTCATATTTTTACCGTCCCAGCCGTGGCATTACATTTTCACCAAGTTTTGGTGCCTATTATCAAGGTTTTGAGCAGAATTTCACGTCAAACAGTGACCAGTGGTCCAATATTTGGGCTTATGGCTTTAGATTTGGTTATGCTTTCAACCCTGCAATAGAGTTAGAAGCTAATTTTATGTACACCAATACAAGAAGAGGCGTTAATAGACAGACCGTTTATTTTTATAGTGGTCATGCATTGTATAATTTTAATATGTTTCATCAAAAAATTGCACCTTATGTTCTTGCAGGTGTTGGTAACTTAAGCATGGTCAATCAATTTGCTTTCAATTATTATGATTTTTCAGCTTATTACGGTTTGGGAGTGCGATATTTTTTAAACCCAAAACTAGCTGTAAGAGGTGAATTTCATGCTATCAACAATTTTGACAAATCTCACACTGGCTTTTGGTCTGGTATTTTATTAACCGTCTATACTCAACAATCTAAAAAATACAGCCAGATCAAAAAAGTTGATAAGTCTACCATTGACTCAGATGGTGATGGAATCACAGATGATAAAGATAATTGTCCTCTTCAGCCAGAAACCGTCAATCAGTTTGAAGATGAAGATGGCTGTCCTGACACATTACCTAAACACTTATTAGATTCTGATAGTGATGGAATCATGGATGACAAAGATCAATGCCCTCTTCAACCTGAAACTATCAATGATTATCAAGACGATGATGGCTGTCCTGATGAAGTGCCCAATGATTTAAAAGCTTTTGTAGGTAGAATTGAAAATATTTTCTTTGAGTTTGACTCAGCAACTATTAGTAAGACAAGTTATGGCCACTTAAATCAATCCATTGAAACTTTAAAACGTTATCCAAATTTATTTGTTTTAATTGAAGGTCATACCGATTCAATTGGTACCCATGAGTACAATGATAAACTATCTCTGGCACGTGCCAAAAGTGTTAAAACATATTTGGTTACACATGGTTTAGATGAAAAGCGACTTGCCGTAAAAGGTTATGGTTCAACAAAGCCGATGGCTAACAATGATACGGATGAAGGTAGAGCTCAAAATAGACGAATTGAGTTTAAATTACTGACCAAGCCAAACCAAGCCAAATAA
- a CDS encoding deoxyguanosinetriphosphate triphosphohydrolase, giving the protein MNLNTVHFLEDYENRLSPLAVKTAQSKGRKIKEDAAEHRTMFQRDRDRILHCAAFRRMEYKTQVFVNHEGDHYRTRLTHSLEVAQIGRTVGRALKLNEDLIEALVLAHDLGHTPFGHAGEDMMAKLMLEHGGFEHNSQSLRIVDVLEHRYPTFRGLNLCFEVREGIVKHSANWQKEKIPTELLPEEYPSLEAQLIDYVDEIAYNNHDIDDGLASNMIDIDDLRSVDLWQMAEKRAQQKYPNVSWPNNKYVCISSMMSILVSDLIEQTQTMIQKSGVQCYQDIRVHSEALAGFSSEIYEKNQKLKIFLRDKLYSHYRVVRMEEKAKRIISDLFNSFIQRPGQIPSDFINQHPEPKNTARVICDYIAGMTDRFATREHVKLFNPQAKV; this is encoded by the coding sequence ATGAATTTGAATACAGTACATTTTTTAGAAGACTATGAAAATCGGTTATCTCCGCTTGCTGTGAAAACAGCTCAGTCAAAAGGTCGTAAAATTAAAGAGGATGCAGCTGAGCATAGAACTATGTTTCAACGCGATCGCGATCGTATACTCCATTGTGCTGCATTTAGAAGAATGGAGTACAAAACCCAAGTATTTGTAAATCATGAAGGAGATCATTACCGTACTCGATTAACGCATAGTCTTGAGGTTGCTCAAATTGGTCGCACGGTGGGTAGGGCGCTGAAATTAAATGAAGACTTGATTGAAGCTCTGGTTTTAGCGCATGATCTTGGGCATACGCCTTTTGGTCATGCGGGTGAAGACATGATGGCTAAGCTCATGTTAGAACATGGCGGATTTGAACATAATTCACAGAGTTTAAGGATTGTCGATGTTTTAGAGCATCGGTATCCAACTTTTAGAGGCTTGAATTTATGTTTTGAGGTTAGAGAAGGTATTGTTAAACATTCTGCCAATTGGCAAAAGGAAAAGATTCCAACAGAGTTATTACCTGAAGAATATCCTTCTTTAGAGGCACAACTTATTGATTATGTTGATGAAATTGCCTACAACAATCATGACATAGATGACGGATTAGCGTCTAATATGATTGATATTGATGATCTAAGAAGTGTAGATTTGTGGCAAATGGCGGAAAAACGTGCACAACAAAAATACCCAAATGTGAGTTGGCCTAACAATAAATATGTGTGTATCTCAAGTATGATGAGTATTTTGGTTTCTGACTTGATTGAACAAACACAAACTATGATTCAAAAAAGTGGGGTACAATGCTATCAAGATATACGAGTGCATAGTGAAGCTTTAGCCGGATTTTCATCTGAAATTTATGAGAAAAATCAAAAATTAAAAATCTTTTTAAGGGATAAATTGTATTCTCATTATAGAGTTGTGAGAATGGAAGAAAAAGCCAAGAGAATCATTTCTGACTTATTTAATAGCTTTATTCAAAGACCTGGGCAAATCCCCTCAGATTTTATAAATCAACATCCTGAACCAAAAAATACAGCCAGAGTTATCTGCGATTATATTGCAGGTATGACGGATAGATTTGCTACGCGAGAACACGTAAAACTATTTAATCCTCAGGCTAAGGTATAA